Proteins from one Entomospira culicis genomic window:
- a CDS encoding N-acetylneuraminate synthase family protein produces the protein MQKRKIKIIAELGTNHLGDLSKARKMIEAAARAGADAIKFQWVIADEIVHARVGNVPLPGGSVSLYQRFKELERPASFYEALKVIVEEEFGLEFMCTPFGLESARQLIALGVKSMKIASPELNHYPLIESCAQENIPMYLSLGVSKLSDIEEAMQYLNPKTTTLLHCVTSYPADPTEYNLRQLPHLRCLFGTQVGVSDHTMDPLLVPVLAVLQGAMAIEKHMCLSKTDDGLDDPIALDPKEFARMVDAVRMAEIFPEAILAELTYCYGGDLIECVFGDGQKILAPNEQANYGRTNRSICALVDLPAGTELTKENTALLRVEKELRPGLHPRHYAFILGRKLVAEVKAGDGITWGEL, from the coding sequence ATGCAAAAGAGAAAGATAAAGATTATTGCGGAGTTGGGGACGAATCACTTAGGCGATTTGTCTAAGGCCCGCAAGATGATAGAGGCTGCCGCACGCGCGGGAGCAGATGCGATTAAATTTCAGTGGGTTATTGCCGATGAGATTGTGCATGCGCGGGTGGGGAATGTACCGCTACCGGGCGGAAGCGTCTCGTTGTATCAACGCTTTAAGGAGCTGGAACGTCCAGCCTCTTTTTACGAAGCGCTAAAAGTCATTGTTGAAGAGGAGTTTGGCTTAGAGTTTATGTGCACGCCCTTTGGCTTAGAGAGCGCGCGTCAGTTGATCGCGCTGGGCGTTAAGAGCATGAAAATCGCTAGCCCAGAGCTCAATCACTATCCGCTTATCGAGAGCTGTGCGCAGGAAAATATTCCGATGTACTTAAGCCTTGGCGTAAGCAAACTTAGCGATATTGAAGAGGCAATGCAGTATCTAAACCCTAAAACAACCACGTTATTACACTGCGTAACCTCGTATCCTGCCGATCCTACCGAGTATAACCTACGTCAGCTTCCCCACCTTAGATGCCTCTTTGGCACGCAAGTGGGGGTTTCTGACCATACCATGGATCCGCTTTTAGTGCCTGTTCTTGCGGTGTTACAGGGAGCAATGGCTATCGAGAAGCACATGTGTTTAAGCAAAACCGATGATGGCTTGGATGACCCTATCGCCCTTGACCCCAAAGAATTTGCCCGCATGGTGGATGCGGTACGGATGGCCGAGATCTTCCCTGAAGCAATTCTCGCGGAGTTGACATACTGTTATGGTGGCGATCTGATTGAGTGTGTCTTTGGGGATGGACAAAAAATCTTAGCACCCAATGAGCAGGCGAACTATGGCAGAACCAATCGATCGATTTGTGCGCTGGTTGATCTGCCTGCTGGTACGGAGCTTACTAAAGAAAATACCGCGCTGTTACGGGTGGAAAAGGAGCTTCGTCCGGGGTTACACCCAAGACATTACGCGTTCATATTAGGGCGTAAATTAGTTGCTGAGGTTAAAGCTGGCGATGGCATCACGTGGGGAGAGCTTTAA
- a CDS encoding NINE protein, whose protein sequence is MSDVSRMSERSKLVTLLLAIFGGLFGFHRLFTGHRSSGMLQLITTLSAIVGIFTVFMLNYSLFDKQSTQLVSVEYFLTVLGIMVAGAIPIALILGWLILDLFRIMFNRFDDVDGHRVGRWFVRTGF, encoded by the coding sequence ATGTCAGATGTGAGTAGAATGAGTGAGCGTAGTAAGTTGGTTACCTTATTGTTGGCGATTTTTGGTGGTCTCTTTGGATTTCATCGTCTCTTTACGGGGCATCGCTCTTCGGGTATGCTTCAGTTGATCACCACGCTTTCGGCGATAGTGGGTATTTTTACGGTCTTTATGTTAAACTACTCCCTATTCGACAAACAGAGCACACAGCTTGTCTCGGTGGAGTACTTTTTAACAGTGTTAGGTATTATGGTGGCTGGGGCTATCCCTATTGCCTTGATTTTGGGCTGGCTGATCCTTGATCTTTTTCGTATTATGTTTAACCGTTTTGACGATGTCGATGGGCATCGGGTGGGGCGGTGGTTTGTACGTACAGGATTTTAG
- the nadE gene encoding NAD(+) synthase, producing the protein MKVIVPTVNATIGRFQDNRTKVEETLHGVSLLSSDALLVLHPYTLAGCEPQDAWEHPLFLSHFETELATMAKGATNAVSLIWQEQEWLVAFKYASGTLRKMPFNSSGYLLHEGMHMITDQGLMDTDLEPLAGEDGLWIVFMLDAYSREGVALLQQRAQMLAQQSGSTVVLVGALGTANDRLFSGDVALISNAGWGYGFLLEDQCTMLDTDNINIAWQVGKQQVDILESLVSREYALILFALRDFVQKSGFSKVHLGLSGGVDSALVATLAVHALGAEQVVGILMPSPHSSEHSVSDALALANNLGIEHHTISISPSYSQLQGELASHFTLSTLADENMQARLRGLYLMTYANSTGSFLLTTGNKSEIACGYGTLYGDMCGSYNPIGDLYKTEVYALCHYINEQAGKALIPEHILTKAPSAELREGQFDQESLPAYDRLDRIIEELSKNQSSLEEVVAKSNTTTDEVTKVAQLLRNSEFKRWQAAPVLKLSTTHMGSSRVHALLSRFRIDES; encoded by the coding sequence GTGAAAGTAATAGTTCCTACAGTTAATGCGACCATTGGTCGCTTCCAAGATAATCGCACAAAAGTAGAAGAGACTCTTCATGGGGTCTCTCTGTTGTCTTCAGACGCATTGCTGGTGCTTCACCCTTATACGCTGGCTGGTTGCGAGCCTCAAGATGCGTGGGAGCATCCCCTTTTTCTCTCTCATTTTGAGACAGAGCTGGCAACAATGGCTAAAGGCGCAACGAATGCTGTCAGTTTGATTTGGCAGGAACAAGAGTGGTTGGTTGCGTTCAAATATGCCAGTGGCACATTACGTAAAATGCCCTTTAACTCCAGCGGTTATCTTCTCCATGAGGGGATGCATATGATCACGGATCAAGGGCTTATGGATACGGATTTGGAGCCGTTGGCAGGTGAAGATGGTCTGTGGATTGTCTTTATGCTTGATGCCTATAGCCGTGAGGGTGTCGCCTTATTACAGCAACGGGCGCAGATGCTAGCCCAGCAGAGTGGGAGTACCGTGGTATTGGTGGGCGCACTTGGTACGGCGAACGATCGGCTCTTTAGTGGCGATGTTGCGCTAATAAGCAATGCAGGGTGGGGCTATGGGTTTCTTTTGGAAGATCAATGCACCATGCTCGATACGGATAATATCAATATTGCGTGGCAGGTCGGTAAGCAGCAGGTTGATATTTTAGAGAGTTTGGTGAGTCGAGAGTATGCACTTATCCTCTTTGCCTTGCGCGATTTTGTCCAGAAGAGTGGCTTTAGCAAGGTGCATCTGGGGTTGAGTGGTGGGGTGGATAGCGCGTTGGTGGCGACATTGGCGGTGCATGCTTTGGGTGCAGAGCAGGTGGTGGGGATCCTTATGCCAAGTCCGCATAGTAGCGAGCATAGCGTGAGCGATGCTTTGGCGCTTGCGAATAATTTGGGTATCGAACACCATACGATAAGCATTAGCCCGTCCTATTCACAGTTACAGGGTGAATTAGCCTCACACTTTACACTTAGCACGCTGGCCGACGAAAATATGCAGGCGCGTCTACGTGGGCTCTATCTAATGACCTACGCCAATAGCACGGGGAGCTTTCTCTTAACAACGGGTAATAAGAGCGAGATTGCCTGTGGCTATGGTACGCTGTATGGCGATATGTGTGGGTCGTACAACCCGATTGGCGATCTCTATAAGACGGAAGTTTATGCGCTCTGTCATTATATTAATGAGCAGGCGGGCAAGGCGCTTATTCCCGAACATATCCTCACCAAAGCACCATCGGCGGAGCTTCGGGAGGGGCAGTTTGATCAGGAGAGCTTACCCGCATACGATCGATTAGATCGAATTATTGAAGAGTTATCAAAGAATCAATCTTCTCTGGAAGAGGTGGTGGCGAAAAGCAACACCACGACAGACGAAGTAACAAAGGTTGCGCAATTGTTGCGTAATAGCGAGTTTAAGCGTTGGCAAGCTGCGCCTGTGCTCAAATTGAGTACTACGCATATGGGCAGTAGTCGAGTGCATGCGTTATTGTCGCGTTTTCGTATTGACGAGAGCTAG
- a CDS encoding ATP-dependent 6-phosphofructokinase: protein MSIEKPVEQKKKSYLDGIDFTIPTLGENKYDSPFFKTSGSDSIDFVSDGDYTLYKVDTNDFTDRKLQEEAIHDPRNRMERAGARKKLYFNPDNVRAGISTSGGLCPGLNDVIRSLVRSLMLGYGVKTVWGFRYGYRGFLLDSPMGPMRLDPDIVDDIHLEGGTILGSARGGGEKTEEIVDTLQRYRINMLFVIGGDGSQKGAAAIADEAERRGYDLAVVGVPKTIDNDLSFINKSFGFETAVGIAQESVYAAHVEANGVMNGVGLVKVMGRDSGFIAAQTALASQQANYVLIPEVPFDLDGPKGLLKSLTERLGRKGHAVIVVAEGAGADLMEAEWGKIGEKDAGGNARMHDIGLFLKEKISAHFKSIGLDAMVRYIDPSYTIRASAPNSNDAIYCARLGNNAVHAAMAGKTKVLMSQWNGIYVHVPIKLATRSRNKINPRGRLWQDVLESTWQPINMKN, encoded by the coding sequence ATGAGTATAGAGAAACCAGTAGAACAGAAGAAGAAATCTTATTTGGATGGCATCGACTTTACCATTCCTACGTTGGGGGAGAACAAATACGATAGTCCCTTTTTTAAGACATCAGGTTCCGATAGCATCGATTTTGTTAGCGATGGAGATTACACGCTCTACAAGGTTGATACCAATGACTTTACCGATAGAAAGCTTCAAGAAGAGGCGATTCACGACCCACGTAATCGTATGGAGCGCGCAGGGGCGAGAAAGAAGCTCTACTTTAATCCCGATAACGTGCGGGCGGGTATCTCTACTTCAGGCGGACTTTGCCCTGGGTTAAACGATGTGATTCGATCGTTAGTACGTAGCCTCATGCTCGGTTATGGCGTAAAGACGGTGTGGGGTTTTCGTTATGGATACCGCGGTTTTTTACTCGACAGCCCAATGGGGCCTATGCGCTTAGATCCAGATATTGTGGATGATATCCACCTAGAAGGTGGTACGATTCTGGGTAGCGCACGTGGTGGTGGTGAAAAGACCGAAGAGATTGTCGATACGTTACAGCGTTATCGCATTAATATGCTCTTTGTGATTGGCGGTGATGGATCGCAAAAGGGCGCTGCTGCCATTGCCGATGAGGCGGAGCGTCGTGGGTATGACCTTGCGGTGGTGGGTGTGCCTAAAACCATCGACAATGACTTATCCTTTATTAACAAATCGTTTGGCTTTGAGACGGCGGTGGGTATTGCCCAAGAGAGCGTGTACGCTGCCCACGTAGAGGCCAATGGCGTAATGAACGGTGTTGGTTTAGTTAAGGTGATGGGGCGCGACTCTGGATTTATTGCTGCCCAGACGGCATTGGCTAGTCAGCAGGCGAATTATGTCTTGATTCCAGAGGTTCCTTTCGATCTTGATGGCCCTAAGGGCTTGCTCAAGTCGCTCACCGAACGTTTGGGGCGCAAGGGGCATGCGGTGATTGTGGTTGCCGAAGGTGCTGGCGCCGATCTTATGGAAGCAGAGTGGGGAAAGATCGGGGAGAAGGATGCTGGTGGTAACGCCCGCATGCACGATATTGGTCTCTTTTTAAAGGAGAAGATCTCGGCGCACTTTAAGAGTATCGGTCTCGATGCGATGGTGCGTTACATCGACCCAAGCTATACGATTCGTGCCAGTGCTCCTAATAGTAATGATGCCATCTACTGCGCTAGGTTGGGGAATAATGCCGTACATGCTGCCATGGCAGGTAAAACCAAGGTCTTGATGAGTCAGTGGAATGGTATTTATGTGCATGTGCCTATCAAGTTAGCCACGCGTTCGCGCAATAAAATTAACCCTCGCGGTCGCCTTTGGCAAGATGTTTTGGAGAGCACGTGGCAGCCCATCAATATGAAGAACTAG
- a CDS encoding D-hexose-6-phosphate mutarotase encodes MISELCVGGQDFIQLENERFEVLISRYGAQIMAILPKGGDVDAPDWLWLSEKSPLTEGKAMRGGIPICWPIFGEDMQGRLPKHGFARLQQWSFIGDHEDEKNQEVAVSFRLRDNDLSRRYWPYAFELEFAVRLTMQGVECQFEVKNTDVNPFEHAFALHPYFHVSGLSAVELLGIEGASYQRAGENSLRTWQLGDSLDMARDDAFIDMADATITLKDHGWQRSMQMRYEGVSDLVVWNPHAEGTKQISDMHADGYKTMLCVEPAQVARVSLTPQASWMMRMQMHFT; translated from the coding sequence ATGATTAGCGAATTATGCGTGGGTGGACAAGATTTTATCCAGCTAGAGAATGAGCGTTTTGAGGTGCTTATTAGCCGATATGGGGCGCAGATTATGGCGATTTTGCCCAAAGGTGGCGACGTAGATGCGCCTGATTGGCTCTGGTTGAGCGAGAAGAGTCCGCTAACTGAGGGCAAGGCGATGCGTGGAGGTATTCCTATTTGTTGGCCCATTTTTGGTGAGGATATGCAGGGGCGACTACCTAAACATGGCTTTGCGCGTCTGCAACAGTGGAGCTTTATCGGCGATCATGAGGACGAGAAAAATCAGGAGGTGGCGGTGAGTTTTCGTTTACGCGACAATGACCTTTCTCGTCGATACTGGCCGTACGCTTTTGAACTGGAGTTTGCCGTTCGTCTCACCATGCAAGGGGTGGAGTGTCAATTTGAGGTTAAAAACACTGATGTCAACCCGTTTGAGCACGCGTTTGCTTTGCACCCGTATTTTCATGTGAGTGGGTTATCTGCCGTGGAATTATTGGGGATAGAGGGCGCTTCGTACCAGCGCGCGGGGGAGAATTCTTTACGTACGTGGCAGCTAGGCGACTCGTTGGATATGGCACGCGATGATGCATTTATCGATATGGCAGATGCGACGATAACGCTTAAAGATCACGGCTGGCAACGTTCCATGCAGATGCGCTATGAAGGAGTTTCGGACTTGGTGGTGTGGAATCCCCATGCTGAAGGAACTAAGCAGATTAGCGACATGCATGCCGATGGTTATAAAACGATGCTCTGTGTGGAGCCTGCACAGGTAGCCCGCGTAAGCTTGACACCACAAGCTAGCTGGATGATGCGGATGCAGATGCACTTTACCTAA
- a CDS encoding polysaccharide biosynthesis protein produces MSSSGHYILGSNATAYHLAIMMQQLSPKLSITLIVDPDLSHQQLPDACNFPILQGNYQTILPELNYHFDFTITLDNISTQTLADLFHQLKNHGFKHTAYLPTLHHLPQLPIWLSSQQISSEHFLGRPSVSFPLDTHLSYLQHKDILVTGAGGSIGSELAKQLLRAQPKTIYLFGHGETSIYHTEKEVRKLQQHGLSPATTIRPIIGEMQDKAYMHYLIQRIKPHAIFHCAAHKHVPLMEINPIEAIKNNVFGLHHLVEAAKHFPPERFVLISTDKAVDPSNIYGASKALSEEILLQANHQGFPFFVVRFGNVLGSRGSILPLFQEQILKGGPLTITDARMQRYWMTIPEATSLVLMAGGVPNPKALYLLDMGTPIKTLTIAKQMAKLYGFDVDKGDIDLQYIGLRPGETLEEQLTSKQEMISATDYPKLLQVTKEQEILTPQALEALLQELQSVCFFCDQKPSAFRSYTQLLTILRRIFPQLQSDDTGDWL; encoded by the coding sequence ATGAGCTCTTCTGGACACTATATTCTAGGCAGTAATGCAACGGCCTATCACTTGGCTATTATGATGCAACAACTTAGCCCAAAACTTAGCATCACATTGATCGTCGACCCCGATTTATCGCACCAGCAGCTGCCCGATGCCTGTAACTTCCCTATTCTCCAAGGTAACTATCAAACCATTCTGCCTGAACTTAACTACCACTTTGACTTTACCATTACCCTCGACAACATCTCCACGCAAACCCTCGCCGATCTCTTCCATCAACTCAAAAATCACGGCTTTAAACATACCGCCTACCTCCCTACCCTCCACCATCTACCGCAACTTCCCATCTGGCTTAGCTCTCAACAGATCTCTTCCGAGCATTTCCTTGGTCGCCCAAGCGTCTCCTTTCCTTTAGACACCCACCTCTCCTACCTACAACACAAAGATATCCTCGTAACCGGTGCAGGCGGATCGATTGGCAGTGAACTCGCCAAACAGCTCCTACGCGCCCAACCCAAAACCATCTACCTCTTTGGACATGGCGAGACCTCCATCTATCACACCGAAAAAGAGGTGCGTAAGCTCCAACAACACGGACTATCCCCAGCAACCACCATTCGCCCCATTATCGGCGAGATGCAAGACAAAGCATACATGCACTACCTCATCCAACGCATTAAACCTCATGCCATCTTTCACTGTGCAGCGCATAAGCATGTACCGCTCATGGAGATAAATCCGATTGAGGCGATCAAAAATAATGTCTTTGGTCTCCACCACCTCGTCGAGGCGGCGAAACACTTCCCCCCCGAACGCTTTGTCCTCATTAGCACCGACAAAGCCGTCGATCCCTCCAACATCTACGGCGCGAGTAAAGCGCTAAGTGAAGAGATTCTCCTCCAAGCGAACCACCAAGGCTTTCCCTTCTTCGTCGTGCGCTTTGGTAATGTCTTGGGCAGTAGGGGCTCGATTCTCCCACTCTTTCAAGAGCAGATCCTCAAAGGCGGCCCGCTCACCATCACCGACGCGCGCATGCAACGCTACTGGATGACCATCCCCGAGGCCACCTCTCTCGTGCTCATGGCAGGCGGAGTCCCCAATCCCAAAGCGCTCTACCTCTTAGACATGGGCACACCAATCAAAACACTCACCATTGCCAAGCAGATGGCGAAACTCTACGGCTTTGATGTTGATAAAGGCGATATCGACCTGCAATACATTGGTCTTCGCCCCGGAGAGACGCTTGAGGAACAGCTTACCTCCAAGCAAGAGATGATCAGCGCTACCGACTATCCCAAACTCCTCCAAGTTACCAAAGAACAAGAAATTCTCACCCCGCAAGCGCTAGAAGCTCTCCTGCAAGAACTCCAAAGTGTCTGTTTCTTCTGCGACCAAAAGCCCAGCGCCTTTCGCTCGTATACCCAGTTACTGACGATTCTAAGGCGCATCTTCCCCCAGCTCCAAAGCGACGACACCGGCGACTGGCTCTAA
- the lnt gene encoding apolipoprotein N-acyltransferase, translating into MKRFLVHGFYAFASGVLMSLILPNDWAEQGWTMLAFVALVPLLVGTYRSKKKRELLFMAVILGTTHAWVGRYWLSYFQDFSYIILIALSVGLSGVNFILLLVIRRLRFLRASSRIWAITWLWVAFEFVRSQGFLADPWALLAYGFGQSRYLIQILDITGPMGLTLLVALSNAILAQWWVRPVGWRRYFGHARSAWLSWIFLMLFSLSYGFWRVSSYSVESEHYAEVILVQQNKDSWQVDWVELIEAHIAGVATLEPFVVQPDIIVSSETTLLGDFSQIMRMGQSLPWDRSLREFILSTHSYHLFGALDTEDKFYYNAAFLVDANAQQVGLPYYKRALIPFAEALPFVDWTWLGNHYRKWFGGDLLQRAGEESVLFTVPLRSGGTFTFGVPICFEDAFPSVTREFARSGAQAIVNITNDSWSQRLSAQLQHMAIGRYRSIETRLPTLRAANSGMTVHINALGEYEATLEPFVNGALAVSLPVVDRPWTVYVRFGEWLSYLAVLISGLYLLMSYHPAGATSLFSWLKRFF; encoded by the coding sequence ATGAAGCGATTTTTGGTACATGGTTTTTACGCGTTTGCTTCTGGCGTATTGATGAGCCTGATTTTGCCAAACGATTGGGCAGAGCAGGGCTGGACGATGCTTGCATTTGTCGCTTTGGTACCCCTTTTGGTGGGTACGTATCGCAGTAAAAAGAAGCGAGAGTTGCTCTTTATGGCAGTAATTTTGGGGACAACGCACGCGTGGGTGGGGCGCTACTGGTTGAGTTATTTCCAAGATTTTAGTTATATTATCTTGATAGCGTTGAGCGTTGGTTTGAGTGGTGTCAACTTCATCCTTTTGTTGGTGATACGTCGCCTACGATTTTTGCGCGCTTCTAGCCGTATTTGGGCGATAACGTGGCTCTGGGTCGCCTTTGAGTTTGTGCGCAGTCAGGGCTTCCTTGCTGATCCTTGGGCGTTGTTGGCCTATGGTTTTGGGCAGAGTCGCTATCTTATCCAAATTTTGGATATTACTGGGCCGATGGGTTTAACGTTATTGGTTGCCTTAAGTAATGCGATTCTGGCGCAGTGGTGGGTACGCCCTGTAGGATGGCGTCGCTACTTTGGGCATGCGCGGTCGGCTTGGTTAAGCTGGATCTTCTTGATGCTCTTCAGTTTAAGTTATGGATTTTGGCGCGTTTCTTCCTATTCTGTGGAGAGCGAGCATTATGCAGAAGTTATTTTGGTACAACAAAATAAAGACTCTTGGCAGGTGGATTGGGTGGAGCTGATCGAGGCACACATCGCTGGGGTGGCAACGCTTGAACCATTTGTGGTACAACCCGATATTATTGTCTCCAGTGAGACGACCTTATTAGGTGATTTTTCGCAGATCATGCGGATGGGGCAGTCGTTACCTTGGGATCGATCGTTGCGTGAGTTTATCCTCTCTACGCATAGCTACCATCTCTTTGGCGCGTTGGATACGGAGGATAAATTTTACTACAATGCTGCGTTTTTGGTTGATGCGAACGCGCAACAAGTGGGCTTGCCCTATTATAAACGCGCACTGATTCCTTTTGCCGAGGCGTTGCCCTTTGTCGATTGGACATGGCTGGGCAATCATTATCGTAAATGGTTTGGCGGCGATCTGCTCCAACGCGCGGGGGAGGAGAGCGTCCTTTTTACTGTCCCTTTGCGTAGTGGTGGGACATTTACCTTTGGTGTGCCGATTTGCTTTGAGGATGCCTTTCCGTCGGTTACGCGAGAGTTTGCTCGATCGGGGGCGCAAGCGATTGTCAATATCACCAATGACTCTTGGTCGCAACGCCTCTCGGCGCAACTCCAGCACATGGCGATTGGACGTTACCGTAGTATCGAAACGCGTCTGCCAACGCTCCGCGCGGCCAACAGTGGCATGACGGTGCATATCAACGCGCTGGGTGAGTACGAAGCGACGTTAGAGCCGTTTGTCAATGGTGCGCTGGCGGTCTCGTTGCCTGTGGTCGATCGCCCGTGGACTGTATATGTGCGCTTTGGCGAGTGGCTAAGTTATCTTGCTGTGTTAATAAGTGGCTTGTATCTGTTGATGAGCTATCACCCTGCTGGGGCGACATCGCTCTTTTCTTGGTTAAAGAGATTTTTTTAA